The genomic DNA TGCGTTGGTTCTGCACGTCGGCATAGACGGTCAGCGAGTGCCAAGCCACGCCGAGAAAAGCGAGCAGGGCGATCAGCAGGCCGAGCAGGATGCCGCCGTCGTAGGCGTAGTTTTTGATCGTCTCGATCAACCCGGAACCTTCACCGCGTGAAGGAGCTTCCATAGTCGGTAGTTCGGCTAAAGCCAGGCTTGGGCCGAGCACCAGCAGCAGACCGATCAAGCGTTGGCTCGTACGATCACGCAGGTTGTTTTTCAGGGGGACAAGGCACTTGAGCATGACGGCGATCTCCTGGGTTAGGACAGGGTGAAGAACATCAGGACCAACAATGCGAGCAGCACGCGCGCGGCACTGCCGCCAAACGCGCCGAAGCGCACACTGCCTGTCGCCCATCCCCGGTAAGCCGTCCACATCACCCAGGCGCACCAAAGCAATGCCAGAACGAGAACCAGGGATAGCCAGAGCGTCGAGCTGCTCTGCGGGGAGAAACCGGAGGCGTTTTGGAACGCTGAGGTTTGGGCGTCAGTCATGCTCATGGCGAAGGCTCCGCGGGCGGAGTGTCGAGGCGGTAATCACCGACCAGTTCACTGGGATCGCGGGGTTGAGCGCGGGAAGGGGATAGATAGCCCTTCACACCTTGGCGAATGCGCTGGATATCGTGAGTCAGGTGAGGGTAGTCAAAGCGATAACGTGTATTTGATTCTGGTGCTTCAAAACGTGACGCCCGTTGTACCAACGTGTCGAGGGTATCGAGCTGTCGGATGAGTAGAGTGAGCTGCTGCTCCTGCTCTCCCGCTGCATAGCTGTCGCTGTGAGCCGCGATCAGAGTGAGCATGAGAAAACGAATAGGAAAAACGGACATTTTGTTGGTCCCGACATTGGTCTGGAATTAAGATCTCCGAGGGAAGAGAGAGCGTCAGCAGATTATTCGAGCTGGGTGTGATCGGTTTTTGATTTCAGTTGTCGTTATGGGGCTATGGAAGTGCTGGAAGGAATTAAGGATAGAGTTGTAGTTGAAGTTGCTGAGAGCCTGGCTGGGCGCTCTGATGAGGAGATTTTTCAATTCTTTA from Pseudomonas baetica includes the following:
- a CDS encoding RAQPRD family integrative conjugative element protein; the protein is MSVFPIRFLMLTLIAAHSDSYAAGEQEQQLTLLIRQLDTLDTLVQRASRFEAPESNTRYRFDYPHLTHDIQRIRQGVKGYLSPSRAQPRDPSELVGDYRLDTPPAEPSP
- a CDS encoding TIGR03745 family integrating conjugative element membrane protein; translation: MLKCLVPLKNNLRDRTSQRLIGLLLVLGPSLALAELPTMEAPSRGEGSGLIETIKNYAYDGGILLGLLIALLAFLGVAWHSLTVYADVQNQRKTWKDLGAVVGIGALLVVIIIWFLTKAAAIL
- a CDS encoding TIGR03758 family integrating conjugative element protein, yielding MSMTDAQTSAFQNASGFSPQSSSTLWLSLVLVLALLWCAWVMWTAYRGWATGSVRFGAFGGSAARVLLALLVLMFFTLS